The following coding sequences lie in one Nitrososphaerota archaeon genomic window:
- the sucD gene encoding succinate--CoA ligase subunit alpha produces the protein MPILINEETRVLVQGITGKQGSMHTEKMLEYGTKIVAGVTPGKGGLKVHGVPVYDKIEEAIKSNRIDATIVFVPARNVFYAVKEAIENNIKIIIIITELTPLHDSLQMIELARNKGIRIIGPNSAGIIVPNKIKIGIMPHHVFSYGKVGIMSRSGTLTYEIANILTKNGIGQSTSISVGGDRVVGTTFLEVYKMFEEDKETESIVLIGEIGGTMEEELSKYLMENGIKKNTIAYIVGKAAPPEKRMGHAGAIVIGEIGSYKSKLESLMKVGVKIAMKPYDIIKYL, from the coding sequence ATGCCAATCTTAATTAATGAAGAAACTAGAGTTTTAGTTCAAGGAATAACCGGTAAGCAAGGATCAATGCATACCGAAAAAATGCTTGAATATGGTACAAAAATTGTGGCAGGAGTTACTCCTGGTAAAGGAGGATTAAAGGTTCATGGAGTGCCAGTATATGATAAAATAGAAGAAGCTATTAAAAGCAATAGAATAGATGCAACAATAGTTTTTGTTCCAGCAAGGAATGTTTTTTATGCTGTAAAAGAAGCTATTGAAAATAATATTAAAATAATAATTATAATAACAGAATTAACTCCTTTACATGATTCATTACAAATGATCGAATTAGCTAGAAATAAAGGAATAAGAATAATTGGCCCAAATAGTGCTGGAATAATAGTTCCTAATAAAATAAAAATTGGGATAATGCCTCATCATGTTTTTTCCTATGGAAAAGTGGGAATAATGTCTAGAAGTGGAACATTAACATATGAAATTGCAAATATTTTAACTAAAAATGGAATTGGACAATCAACAAGTATTAGTGTTGGGGGAGATAGAGTAGTTGGCACAACTTTCTTAGAAGTATATAAAATGTTTGAAGAAGATAAAGAAACAGAATCTATAGTTCTTATTGGTGAAATAGGAGGTACGATGGAAGAAGAATTATCAAAATATTTAATGGAAAATGGTATTAAAAAGAATACGATAGCTTATATTGTTGGAAAAGCTGCTCCTCCTGAAAAAAGAATGGGTCATGCAGGAGCAATAGTAATTGGTGAAATAGGAAGCTATAAATCAAAATTAGAATCGTTAATGAAAGTTGGAGTAAAAATTGCAATGAAACCTTATGATATAATCAAATATCTTTAA
- the truD gene encoding tRNA pseudouridine(13) synthase TruD has protein sequence MNSGMKMNDYYIKTENIDEMIGLKYYSTNINGIGGVLKYYPEDFEVYEILTNGLSAKNYDEKIIEKIHGQGNYLLCMLKKINIDFFL, from the coding sequence ATGAATAGTGGAATGAAAATGAACGATTACTATATAAAAACTGAAAACATAGATGAAATGATAGGATTAAAATATTATTCTACAAATATTAATGGTATAGGTGGAGTTTTAAAATATTATCCTGAAGATTTTGAAGTATATGAAATATTAACTAATGGATTATCTGCTAAAAATTACGATGAAAAAATAATAGAAAAAATACATGGTCAAGGAAACTATTTATTATGTATGCTTAAGAAAATTAATATAGACTTTTTTTTATAA
- the hypA gene encoding hydrogenase nickel incorporation protein HypA: MHEWALAESIISYILGKANEMNIKKILEVEVKIGELRQIDIEILSLALKTLSENTLLEGAIFNISIEEAILKCRVCEYEWSYKEAKRKIEEQNIEAIHFIPEIIHSFINCPKCNSMDFEIIKGKDVWIEKIK, from the coding sequence ATGCATGAGTGGGCTTTAGCTGAATCTATTATATCTTATATATTAGGAAAAGCTAATGAAATGAATATTAAAAAAATATTAGAAGTAGAAGTAAAAATAGGTGAGCTAAGACAAATAGATATAGAAATACTTTCTCTTGCTTTAAAAACTTTATCTGAAAATACTCTTTTAGAAGGGGCTATTTTTAATATAAGTATTGAAGAAGCAATATTGAAGTGCAGAGTTTGTGAATATGAATGGAGTTATAAAGAAGCAAAAAGAAAAATTGAAGAGCAAAATATTGAGGCAATACATTTTATTCCAGAAATAATTCACTCATTTATTAATTGTCCAAAATGTAATAGTATGGATTTTGAAATAATTAAGGGGAAAGATGTATGGATTGAAAAAATAAAATAA
- the truD gene encoding tRNA pseudouridine(13) synthase TruD: MLSKEFRIKPSEIGFCGIKDKRAISFQFITIPIKSIDLIEKIKNFKHSRISIYPIKYVSKKISTLDLLYNSFNVIIRKTKFLLDNAFSITNQIINEIKGSGILNYYGYQRFGVKRPINHIVGKYLLKNDFEKTIKYFLAAYSKLEENDAFEARKMLSNTWNYKEAFNIFPKRLLYERRVLSSLIKEENYIKCFRALPLRLRKLFIQSYSSLIFNKTISKICEYDIDTSKIMNGDLVLMLNQYHKPIGKILKARAYNLNLLMDYVSKGKAIIVLPVLGYKIKMPENIKGQIIREIMLEEGINEKDFIIKKMPEISFPGGYRALRIKNFEIFSEKKFDKNEEVIKVSMKLPSGVFAITVLRDIMKNLDPLTYYGFQENC, from the coding sequence ATTCTTTCTAAAGAATTTAGAATAAAACCTAGTGAAATAGGATTTTGTGGAATAAAAGATAAAAGAGCTATATCATTTCAATTTATAACAATTCCAATTAAAAGCATAGATTTAATTGAAAAAATAAAAAATTTCAAGCATTCAAGAATAAGTATTTATCCAATAAAATATGTAAGTAAAAAAATTTCTACATTAGATTTATTATACAATTCATTTAATGTAATAATAAGAAAAACTAAATTTTTATTAGATAACGCATTTAGCATAACTAATCAGATAATTAATGAAATAAAAGGAAGTGGAATTTTAAATTATTATGGATATCAAAGATTTGGTGTTAAAAGGCCCATAAATCATATAGTTGGAAAATATCTTCTAAAAAATGATTTTGAAAAAACTATAAAATATTTTTTAGCAGCATATTCAAAACTTGAAGAAAATGATGCATTTGAAGCTAGAAAAATGTTATCTAATACTTGGAATTATAAAGAAGCCTTTAACATTTTTCCTAAAAGGCTTTTGTATGAAAGACGTGTGCTCTCTTCACTTATTAAAGAAGAAAATTATATAAAATGTTTTAGAGCTTTACCTCTTAGACTTAGAAAATTGTTTATTCAATCATATTCTTCATTAATTTTTAATAAGACTATTTCTAAAATATGTGAGTATGATATTGATACTTCCAAAATTATGAATGGTGATTTAGTATTAATGCTTAATCAATATCATAAGCCTATTGGAAAAATTTTGAAAGCTAGAGCATATAATTTAAATCTTTTAATGGATTATGTTTCTAAAGGGAAGGCAATAATAGTATTGCCTGTTTTAGGATATAAAATAAAAATGCCAGAAAATATAAAAGGACAAATAATACGTGAAATAATGCTAGAAGAAGGAATTAATGAAAAAGATTTTATAATTAAAAAAATGCCTGAAATAAGTTTCCCTGGAGGTTATAGAGCTCTAAGAATTAAAAATTTTGAAATATTTTCAGAAAAAAAATTTGATAAGAATGAAGAAGTAATAAAAGTTTCTATGAAATTGCCTAGTGGAGTTTTTGCCATTACAGTTTTAAGAGATATTATGAAAAATTTAGATCCATTAACTTACTATGGTTTTCAAGAAAATTGTTAA
- a CDS encoding Mrp/NBP35 family ATP-binding protein, with product MSRENDNDPRISIINKRLEKINRIIVVLSGKGGVGKSLIATMSSLILSKNGKNVGLLDLDFQNPSCHTILGFFNGKPIENKGVIPPIAHGIKFMSIVYYSKEKPIPLRGEEVTDTIIEIFTIVKWNSLDYLFIDMPPGIGDEVLDIIKLAKNCEVLIITTPSKLAIETFKKVIEMLKISNVKILGVIENMKKGKEKSVVTLAKKYKVKYLGYIPFDYKIEKNLSNPLKLLKTNFSKKLEKILEKL from the coding sequence ATGAGTAGAGAAAATGATAATGATCCAAGAATTTCAATTATAAATAAACGTTTAGAAAAAATAAATAGAATAATAGTTGTATTGAGTGGAAAAGGTGGAGTTGGAAAATCTTTAATTGCAACAATGTCAAGTTTAATCCTTTCTAAAAATGGGAAAAATGTTGGATTATTAGATTTAGATTTTCAAAATCCATCATGCCATACAATACTTGGCTTCTTTAATGGAAAACCAATTGAAAATAAAGGGGTTATTCCTCCAATAGCACATGGAATAAAATTCATGTCTATTGTGTATTATTCTAAAGAAAAACCTATACCATTAAGAGGAGAGGAAGTAACAGATACGATAATAGAAATATTTACAATAGTTAAATGGAATTCTCTTGATTATTTATTTATTGATATGCCTCCTGGAATTGGTGATGAAGTATTGGATATTATTAAACTTGCAAAAAATTGTGAAGTGCTAATTATAACAACTCCATCTAAGCTTGCTATAGAAACTTTTAAAAAAGTTATAGAAATGCTAAAAATTTCAAATGTGAAAATATTGGGAGTAATAGAAAACATGAAAAAAGGAAAAGAAAAGAGTGTTGTAACATTAGCGAAAAAATATAAAGTGAAATATTTAGGATATATCCCATTTGATTATAAAATAGAGAAAAATTTATCAAATCCTTTAAAGCTTCTTAAAACAAATTTTTCAAAAAAGTTAGAAAAAATATTAGAAAAATTATAA
- the albA gene encoding DNA-binding protein Alba, with amino-acid sequence MSERTAILIGKKPLMNYVLACFTAIQSGTNELTIKARGKAISRAVDVVQILQRRFFNDLQVKDIKIGTEQLTGENNVTVNVSTIEINVTRKK; translated from the coding sequence ATGTCTGAAAGAACTGCTATACTAATAGGAAAAAAGCCTTTAATGAATTATGTATTAGCTTGTTTTACAGCAATACAATCTGGAACAAATGAATTAACAATAAAAGCTAGAGGAAAAGCAATTAGCAGAGCTGTTGATGTAGTACAAATTCTTCAAAGAAGATTCTTTAATGATTTACAAGTTAAGGATATAAAAATTGGAACTGAACAATTAACTGGAGAAAATAATGTTACAGTAAACGTAAGCACTATAGAAATAAACGTAACACGTAAAAAGTAA
- the aspS gene encoding aspartate--tRNA(Asn) ligase, producing the protein MERTYASDIANIGGGKTVKLIGWVHEIRDLGGIKFILLRDKSGICQITIKKKNVKKEVLEKIEKIRLEYVISIKGIVSINDKVKGGAEVLLEDIDIISEAKQPLPYDIVGKVKANLDTRLNYRVLDLRKLENRAIFIIGNVALNEVRNFLIKEGFIEIRTPRIISTATEGGAALFTINYFNKIAFLAQSPQLYKEELTTVFEKVFEIGPFFRAEESHTTRHISEFTSIDIETAFHTKEDVMELLERMIKEVIDKVSQKCKEELKILNINLEPIELPILRITYDEAISKIQEANIKINWGEDFSIEHLRYLGKIYPTWYFIIDFPTISKPFYIQPNPLNEKLCESFDLMYKWIEIASGGQRISNKDLLISRLKEQKLNPESFKHHLEIYDYGMPPHSGWAVGFERLLMVLTGKRNIREVCLFPRDKFRLIP; encoded by the coding sequence TTGGAAAGAACATATGCATCGGATATAGCCAATATTGGAGGGGGTAAAACTGTTAAATTAATTGGATGGGTTCATGAGATAAGAGATTTAGGTGGAATAAAATTTATACTTCTTAGAGATAAAAGCGGAATTTGTCAAATAACTATAAAAAAGAAAAATGTGAAAAAAGAAGTACTTGAAAAAATTGAAAAAATAAGGTTAGAATATGTTATTTCAATTAAAGGAATTGTTTCAATAAATGATAAAGTTAAAGGTGGAGCCGAAGTATTATTAGAAGATATAGATATAATTTCAGAAGCAAAACAACCATTACCATATGATATTGTTGGAAAAGTTAAAGCAAATCTTGATACAAGATTAAATTACAGGGTACTTGATTTAAGAAAATTAGAAAATAGAGCGATTTTTATAATAGGTAATGTAGCATTAAATGAAGTTAGAAACTTTTTAATAAAAGAAGGATTTATAGAAATTAGAACTCCAAGGATTATATCTACTGCTACTGAGGGAGGAGCTGCACTTTTTACGATTAATTATTTTAATAAAATAGCATTTTTAGCACAAAGCCCACAATTGTATAAAGAAGAATTAACAACTGTTTTTGAAAAAGTATTTGAAATAGGACCATTTTTTAGAGCAGAAGAATCTCATACTACAAGACACATTAGTGAATTTACTTCAATAGACATTGAGACAGCATTTCATACAAAAGAGGATGTTATGGAATTATTAGAAAGAATGATAAAAGAAGTTATAGATAAAGTTTCTCAAAAATGTAAGGAAGAATTAAAAATTTTGAATATTAATCTTGAACCTATAGAATTACCTATATTAAGAATAACATATGATGAAGCAATATCGAAAATTCAAGAAGCTAATATAAAAATTAATTGGGGGGAAGATTTTTCAATTGAACATTTAAGATATCTTGGCAAAATTTATCCAACATGGTATTTTATAATAGATTTTCCCACAATTTCTAAGCCATTCTATATTCAACCAAATCCTTTAAATGAAAAATTATGTGAATCTTTTGATTTGATGTATAAATGGATTGAAATTGCTTCAGGTGGACAACGAATCTCAAATAAAGACCTTCTTATATCAAGATTAAAAGAGCAAAAATTAAATCCAGAATCTTTTAAGCATCATTTAGAAATTTATGATTATGGAATGCCTCCACATTCAGGATGGGCTGTTGGATTTGAAAGATTGCTTATGGTTTTAACAGGAAAGAGAAATATTAGAGAAGTCTGTTTATTTCCAAGAGATAAATTTAGACTTATTCCATAA
- a CDS encoding 50S ribosomal protein L40e yields MPIRDPVLLKIAQKRKLFVKICRDCGARNAPTAERCRKCRSRNLRWKRREIKR; encoded by the coding sequence ATGCCTATTAGAGATCCAGTGCTTTTAAAAATTGCTCAAAAAAGGAAACTTTTTGTAAAAATATGTAGAGATTGTGGAGCTAGAAATGCTCCTACAGCTGAAAGATGTAGAAAATGCAGAAGCAGGAATCTTAGATGGAAAAGGAGAGAAATAAAGCGTTAA
- a CDS encoding ATP-grasp domain-containing protein, translating to MLLLEYESKRIIHDYGIKIPKGFLINSIGDCLKISKKIKYPIFLKAQLPLKERAKIGGIALANNEKELIELTKKMIIKKINNITIRNILIEEKIDIEKEFFIAITIDWNTCSPILLFSSHGGIDIEKRKEEIKFFKISYIEGLNDLLLNKFSSIDFFKEKIFEEFKEILKKLWIIFKEFNAELIELNPLALSTKGELIVLDARIVLDDDALIIKQEIANNLSKYLINDRISCIPKERENFVELDGNIGVIGNGAGIVMATIDLINFFGGKPANFYDLGGGANPEATFKALEKVSSMKNLKCIVINVFGGMTKCDEIAEGIILANKKLNLPKLYVRLIGENEENAKKLLKIAGIKYFDDMESLIKNAVIECD from the coding sequence TTGTTATTACTTGAATATGAATCTAAGAGAATTATTCATGATTATGGAATTAAGATACCTAAAGGGTTTTTAATAAATTCTATTGGAGATTGCTTAAAAATTTCTAAAAAAATAAAATATCCTATTTTCTTAAAAGCTCAATTACCATTAAAAGAAAGAGCTAAAATAGGCGGGATTGCTTTAGCAAATAATGAAAAAGAACTTATCGAATTAACTAAAAAAATGATTATTAAAAAAATAAATAACATTACTATAAGAAATATATTGATTGAAGAAAAAATAGATATAGAAAAAGAATTTTTTATAGCTATTACTATTGATTGGAATACATGTTCCCCAATTCTATTATTTTCAAGTCATGGAGGAATAGATATTGAGAAAAGGAAAGAAGAAATAAAATTCTTTAAAATTTCTTATATAGAAGGTTTAAATGATTTACTTTTAAATAAATTTTCTTCTATAGATTTTTTTAAAGAAAAAATATTTGAAGAATTTAAAGAAATTTTAAAAAAATTATGGATTATTTTTAAGGAATTTAATGCAGAACTTATTGAATTAAATCCTTTAGCATTATCTACTAAAGGAGAATTAATAGTGCTTGATGCAAGAATAGTATTAGATGATGATGCATTAATTATTAAGCAAGAAATTGCTAATAATCTTTCAAAATATTTAATTAATGATAGAATAAGTTGTATTCCTAAAGAAAGAGAAAATTTTGTAGAACTTGATGGAAATATTGGAGTTATAGGGAATGGTGCTGGAATAGTTATGGCAACTATTGATTTAATAAATTTTTTTGGAGGAAAACCTGCAAATTTTTATGATTTAGGTGGAGGAGCAAATCCTGAAGCAACTTTTAAAGCTCTTGAAAAAGTATCGAGTATGAAAAATTTGAAATGCATAGTAATAAATGTTTTTGGTGGAATGACTAAATGTGATGAAATAGCTGAAGGAATAATTTTAGCTAATAAAAAACTAAATCTTCCAAAATTATATGTTAGATTGATTGGAGAAAATGAAGAGAATGCTAAAAAATTATTAAAAATAGCTGGAATAAAATATTTTGATGATATGGAATCTCTTATAAAAAATGCAGTTATAGAATGTGATTAA
- a CDS encoding NAD(P)-dependent oxidoreductase: protein MSILITGGTGTIGVDTVLKFAKEGFNVIIYSRKRRDLKIFEEIKEKIVMIEGDINDLSKLTSIIKQYDVDGIIHLAAIIFESVCRQNLIECFRTNVIGTLNVLEAARNQNLKKVIYASSRAVFGERKGLEPIKEDDPVNPSGFYGYTKAISETLMEAYNKIYNIDYIVIRTAWVYGIGQTEFFHPITRYLRAIAKGEEIKEESGADFFANFSYSKDVANGIYLLYTAKKLNHRIYHVGSGKNYTIREVVNAIKEVIPEAKISIGPGLGDYIKEHPLRGPLDITRIKEELNFKPYELKEAIKEYYTLIRKFEYT from the coding sequence ATGAGTATATTAATTACTGGAGGTACAGGTACTATAGGAGTTGATACTGTTTTAAAATTTGCTAAAGAAGGTTTTAATGTAATCATATATAGTAGAAAAAGGAGGGATCTTAAAATTTTTGAAGAAATTAAAGAAAAGATAGTAATGATAGAAGGGGATATTAATGATTTATCTAAACTTACATCGATAATTAAACAATATGATGTAGATGGAATAATTCATCTTGCAGCAATAATATTTGAAAGTGTATGTAGACAAAATTTAATTGAATGTTTTAGAACAAATGTTATAGGAACATTGAATGTTCTAGAAGCTGCTAGAAATCAAAATTTGAAAAAAGTAATTTATGCAAGTTCTAGAGCTGTTTTTGGAGAAAGAAAAGGATTGGAGCCTATTAAAGAAGATGATCCAGTTAATCCATCAGGTTTTTATGGTTATACTAAAGCAATATCTGAAACTTTAATGGAAGCATATAATAAAATTTATAATATTGATTATATTGTTATAAGAACTGCATGGGTTTATGGAATAGGTCAAACTGAATTTTTTCATCCAATTACACGTTATCTTAGAGCAATAGCAAAAGGAGAAGAAATTAAAGAAGAATCTGGAGCAGATTTTTTTGCTAATTTTTCATATTCTAAAGATGTTGCTAATGGTATTTACTTACTTTATACTGCAAAGAAATTAAATCATAGAATCTATCATGTAGGAAGTGGTAAAAATTATACTATACGCGAAGTTGTAAATGCAATTAAAGAAGTTATACCTGAAGCAAAAATTTCAATAGGTCCAGGTTTAGGAGACTATATAAAAGAACATCCGCTTAGGGGTCCTTTAGATATAACACGTATAAAAGAAGAATTAAACTTTAAACCTTATGAATTAAAAGAAGCTATAAAAGAATATTATACTTTAATTAGAAAATTTGAATATACTTAA